GTATCCCCAAACTTTTGCAGGAAATGTTTTATaccaagtggttttttttttttttttttaaccatgctATTTTAGTAAATAACTTTTTCTAAAAGCTGATTAAATCTGACTGGAAAATTGTTCATAAGAAGCCTACTGGTAGGGATTTATGAGTAACAATACTGGAATCTTAGTGCCTCAGAGTTACCCTGAAACTCTTGTAGTAAGTTACTAACGTCCATTTGGAAGAGCAGCCCCCAGTCGCGAGCTACACTGACTTTCCGAGGCCAGCAAGCTGTTTGTATGACACCGCGCTAATTAAAAaagagcacctactgtgtgccagggcctgtgctaagtgatttacgAGCGGCCCTTGGAGGGAGGTGCTACTGTGGAGCTGGAGACACTTAGGAAAGCTGAAGGCTCTGGCTGACACTCTGCCGTACTATCCAGCAGCCTCGAGAATGGATGATTCAGGTTATTTTGTGTAAGTACAGCGGAGGTCACCCGATGCTGCTGGAACGCTGCAGTGGGGACTTGGCAGGGAGAGCCATCTCACGTTGTATTTCCTGGCCTTCAGAAAGGCTGTCCCTGAAAATAATACACAGAGCCTAGTTCTAAGTGTAGGTCTGCCGGCGGGACCCATGGGGACGGAAGGTCGGCAGCTGGCACCACAGGAGATTGCCAAgtatggagggaagaaagggttTCCAAGACTGGTGAGTTGCTCTTACGTCTGCGGACTTTTTGTGTGTTTGAGGGACTAGACACCCCGGGTTGGGGGGACTTGTCGGGGTGAAGGCGCGCTCATTAACCCAGAGTTTGGGGTGGTCGCGacggtggggtggggtgggggagagcgGAGGGGGCGCTCGGCAGACCCGAGGCTTGGTTGGAATGTAAGCCGCCCGAGGGTGGGCCCCGCGGCCGAGCAGTCTTTGTCTCCCGCGCGTGCGAATGCTTGTCCATTACTTGTCCCTTTGATCTTTGCTTCTCGATGCGTGTTTATCGGATTGAGCTGCCTGGAGCTGGAAGAGAAGCCTTTGTTTTAAACGAATAAAAGGCCGGGAGGGGGGGAAAGTGAGATTAGCAAAAGGTGGCGCTAAAGCCTAGCACTCTTAGCGGTTCTGTTCTAAGGCGTGGGAATAGCTAAAGCTACACGGGTTCCTTGGTTTCTTGGGAAAAGCTTTTCAAATTGAAGGAGGAAAGGCTCCAAAACTACTACTCCCAGGAAGCCTCGCGACATCGGCGGTCCGGTATCGAGCGCCATCTTGGGAACTGCATCCGCAGCATCCTTCTCATTGGATGTGTCTGAGTTCCATTTACCCTCGGCTCCGTCCCTCACCTCCCTCGCTCCTCGCCCGGTCGAGGTCCACTTCCTTGCGCGGTGCACGCTGGGAGTCGTAGTCCGTGGAGCTCCGACGTCGACTACAGTTCCCAGTGGGCTTTGGTGTCGGAGGGGGCGCCTTTGTGGAGGCCTGGCGGAGCGGCCGCGGAGGGGGTTGGGAGGAAGTTCCGGTCTTCTTAGCGCTGGGTCGGTGACGGCGGCGACTGAGGAGGCGGCGACGGTGTAGCTGTCGCTGTCTCAGGTAAGGGCTCCTGGCGAGCGGAGCTGGGGCTGCCGATGGAACGCCCGCCTTTGGCCGGCCTCGGTCCCCTGCTGCCGAGGGTGGTACTGGGGAGAGGCGTCCTGGCCGC
This sequence is a window from Sminthopsis crassicaudata isolate SCR6 chromosome 1, ASM4859323v1, whole genome shotgun sequence. Protein-coding genes within it:
- the LOC141552267 gene encoding uncharacterized protein LOC141552267, with amino-acid sequence MPSNQPKLAAVRRGPSDPTRLLLSGGQPWPARPDAPRLPPHGGDSPERGGPDLRSFGNGSWTRPPEPRASPGPQTRPSRRGRRPGRLSPVPPSAAGDRGRPKAGVPSAAPAPLARSPYLRQRQLHRRRLLSRRRHRPSAKKTGTSSQPPPRPLRQASTKAPPPTPKPTGNCSRRRSSTDYDSQRAPRKEVDLDRARSEGGEGRSRG